Within the Candidatus Acidiferrales bacterium genome, the region GCGTCGTTCAAATTCCCATTTGGCGACAAAACGGAGATGAAGAGAGTTTGCCGTGAGCTGATACTCCGGCGAAGAGAATCACAGCCTGATGATTCCACCAGCGCCGGGTGGATATTCAAAAATCCGGTGATGAACTCGGCCGCAAGGTTGATTGAGAATTGCGGTTTGAACGGTTTGAAGATTCGCGATGCAAGAGTGCCGGAGAAGCACCCGAACTTCATTGTCAACTTAGGAAACGCAAGCTCAGGCGATATACTCAAAATTATTCGCCGCATAGAAGATGAAGTGCAAACAAAGTTTGGTGTGATGTTGGAGCTTGATGTGCGGCTGTTAGGATTTCCCGAAAGAATCGATGGGCGGGTCGAAGAATTGGCGAGTAACGAAGCATGAAAAGAATCGAGCGGACATATCTGAATTTTACTTTCGGTGTTTGCGTGCTCGCTGCCCTTTACCTGACTTCACAAAATTGGAAGAACCAGCTTGTGTTGCAGGATGTAAAAGTCTATGATGCGAGCATATTGACCGACGATGAAGTCAAAACGCTTGCCGATGTCCATGCGGGAAGCAGGCTCTACGGATTAAACCTTTCAAAAATTTCGTCCCGCGTCAGACAAAATCCTTTCGTGAAGGAAGCTACTGTAGTGCGAGCTCTTCCTTATGATTTAACGATAACCGTCCAAGAGCGAAATCCTTTAGCGCTCCTTGCCTTGAAGAGTTCCATGCTTTCGATTGACGAGGACGGCATCGTGCTTCCTGTTCCTTTGGAGCGAAAAAATAACTTGCCGATCATCACCAATATAACCGCTCAAGTCGCGGTCGGGGACACTGCAAAGGATGACTTGATGCAAGCTGTGAACTTTCTTTCGGAGGCAGAGAGATTTGGACCGGCAATTGCCGCCAGCATTGACGAGGTTCAATTGAACGAAGGTAACCTGGTCGTCTTCACGACGGCATCTTCGCTTCCGGCAGTGGTGGGAAAGGGAAATTTTGACAGGAAACTTTTATATCTGCAGAAATTCCTGACGGAAATCGCCGGCAGGGGCGATGCAGACTATTATTATGTCGATCTCAGATTTGACGGGCAAATTGTTCTTGGGATGCAAACCAAAGGAGGCCGACCTGACGCGGTCGGGACTTCGCAAACATTGGGAAAAGTAAACTAAGGTGTTATAAATGAACAACAACATGATTGTGGCACTCGATATCGGAACGACTAAAGTTTGCGCATTGGTGGTGGAGGCCGATTCAAACGGGAGATTGAACGTTCTCGGAATCGGCACAAGTAAGTCTGGCGGCATGAGCCGCGGCGTTGTGGCGAACATTGATAGAACCGTAAAGTCAATTCAGGAGGCTGTGCACGTGGCCGAGTCTAAGCCGGGCATGAAAATAAAAAGCGCCATCGTCGGCATCGCCGGAGAGCATATCGACAGTTTCAAGACAAACAGCATTATTACTATCAGTAATCCAGACCATGAAATAACTGAAAACGATATCGATCGTCTGATCGAAGACTCAAGACGTGTTCATCTTTCACGCGACAGGGAAATCATTCATATCATTCCGCAGGAATTCATAATCGACGGTCAAACCGTTACTCACGATCCTATCGGGATGGCCGGGGTCCGGGTCGAAGCTTCGATGCACGTAGTCACGGGTTTGGTTACTGCCGCTCAGAATATACACAAATGTGTGGAGAGAGCCGGGTTGAAGGTTGAGGAATTGGTTCTGCAGCCGCTCGCTTCGAGCTACTCGGTTCTTACCGAGGACGAGAAGGAAGTTGGAGTTGCGTTGTTAGACATAGGCGGCGGAACCACGGACCTTGCAGTGTTTGAAGACAGGACGATCAGGCACACGGCGGTCATTCCTATTGCGGGTGACCACATCACGACGGATATACGTAAAGGACTCGGCATATTGCCGGAACAGGCAGAAGAATTGAAAGTCAACCACGGGTATGCCATGGTGTCCGAGGTGGTCGATGACGAGCCGATAATAATCCCCGGGATCGGCGGACGAAGACCGATTGAGATAAACAAGAAACTCCTTGCACAAATTGTTCAGCCTCGCGTGGAGGAACTCCTGGACATAGTAGCGATGGAAATAAAGCGTTCCGGTTACTCGCGTCATTTGTCTGCCGGAATAGTCCTCACGGGCGGAGGTGCATTGCTGAAAGGCATGCCGGAGCTGGTTGAATATGTACTTGGTGTGCCGGCTAAGATCGGAATACCGCAGAGCTTTGACGGCGGTTTCGTAAGAGAAGTAGAAAATCCGATTTATGCGACGGCAGTCGGACTGATTCAATATGGCTTGAAACGCGGTGCCGGGAAATCGACGATTCAATTCGCCGAATCGTCCAAGGATGTTTTGGAAGAAGGAAGTCCGAGCAAAAACGGGAAAAGTTTTTTGGATAAAAGTTTACAGTTTCTGAAAAAATTCATCAGCAAAAATATTGACAACGTTTAACAGGAGGTAAGACGTGTTTGAATTAGACACAGATAAGCAAGGCCCGCGAATAAGAGTTGTGGGCATTGGCGGATGCGGTGGCAACGCCGTTAACAGCATTGCAAAGCGAGGTATTCATGGCGTCGATCTGATTTCTATGAATACCGATCTGCAGGATCTTGAGCGCAGCGTCGCGCCGAATAAGATACAAATAGGCAAAACGACGACACGTGGACTTGGAGCCGGCTCAAATCCAGATATCGGCAGACGTGCCGCCGTCGAGGCACGCGAGGAAATTCATCGCGCACTGAAAGACAGCGACATGGTCTTTCTGACTGCCGGGATGGGCGGCGGCACGGGAACCGGTGCTGCGCCGGTAGTGGCGAGTATCCTCAAGGGAGCGGACCGGGACGACGTGAAGAAGGAAGGCCAGGATGAGCGTGCACCCCTTATTGTAGCGGTTGTGACAAAGCCGTTCATTAACGAAGCCAAAGAAAGAATGAGAAATGCTGAAACGGGCATCGAGGAATTGAAGAAATATGTCGATGCTCTGATCGTTATTCCGAATGAAAAGTTGCTGACCATTTCCGACAAGTCGGCAGGTTATCTTGCTTCTTTGCAGAAAATTTACGATGTTTTATACGACGCGATTCGTGGAATATCTGAAATAATCACGAAGCCTGGATTTGTTAATGTTGATTTTGCTGATGTGAGAACTGTGCTCGCTTCCCGCGGCGACGCAATCATCGGAACGGGAATCGCAAGCGGTGAAAGACGTGCGGCAGAAGCAGCGTCTGCGGCTATTTCCAATCCGCTTCTTGAAGAAGTCTCCCTCGAGCGGGTTGAAGGCATCCTGGTCAGTATTACCGCAGGCAATAATTTTGCTCTCCATGAATTCGATGAGATAGTAAAAAGCGTTCGCAGTGTTGCGAAGAACGGCGATGATGAGAGTAAGGTAATTGTAGGTGTTTCGATCGACGAGAAAATAGAAAAAGAAGTTATCGTCACGGTTATCGCTGCGGGTATAAACAATCGCACGCAACCGCTCCCGACCTCTACTCCGGATCCAAGGAAGAAGTTGATGCTGAAGGACAGAGATAAAATCAAAGATCAGACGTGGAGCATCAAGGACTGGCGTTCTTTCGACGAGCCTACTTTTGAGAGGAACGGCATCAATATCCATCTGAACAAAATGGATGAAGAGATAAAAGACGAGACAATCCTTCAGAAGCCGGGCGAAAGACCTGCGTTCTTACGAAAAGTTATGGATTAAGTCTCTGAATGGATATATTATTATGGAAGTCCTAAACTCGGTTACCGAAATAAGGAAACTGCTTGCTATGGAAAAACGCGAACTCAATATCATGATGGTGGAGGATGACCCCGATATACCGAAGTTAGCGAAACTCTACCTGAAACCGTACAAGGACGCGGAATTCAACCTTGTATGGGTCGAGACCGGAGAGGATGCCCTCAAGTTTCTTGCAGACAGTCAAAATCTCGATGTAATTCTTATTGATTTTCAGTTGCCCGGACTCAACGGGTTGGAGACAACCCGTCTGATAAGAGAAAAGGGAGTCCGCATACCGGTGGTTTTCTTGACCAATGCGGTTGATTTCAAACTTGCCATCGAGGCCATGAAGCTCGACGTTGAGGATTACTTGCTGAAGGAAGAAGCAATAACCTCAATTCTTCCCAGCATCATACTGAATCTTGTCGAGCGCGTGAGACTCCGTGAGAAACTCGCGGAAGCAGAAATGAACAAAGTGGCACAGCGTGAAAGGATCGACGGAATAAAAAGCCTCATTGTTACCATCTCCCACGAATTGAATAATCCTCTTGCTGCGTTGAAGTTAGCGATCAATGTTCTGCAACGGAAGGAGATTCCCCCGGACATCATGAGCTATCTTTCGATCATGAAAGAAAACACCGAGCGCATCGAAGGGGTCGTGGCAAAGCTGCGTGACTTGAAAGGCGACAAGGTTACAGCTTATATAGGTAATATAAAAATGATAGACTTATCTGAATGAACACATGGCTGGTAGTGTGTATGCACTTATTGTCGATGACGAAAAAAATGTAACTGATCTTCTTCAAGTTCAGCTTGAAGAAGAGGGGTTCACCGTTGACACGGCGAATGACGGGGCAGTTGGCATAAACAAAATTCAAGCCAAGCCGTATGACGTCATTCTTCTCGATCTGAAAATGCCGAGGATAAACGGGATAGAGGTTTTAAAATTTGCGAAAGAAAACCAGCCCGATTCACAAGTCCTGATCTTGACCGGATACGGCGATATAAAAACTGCCGTCGACACAATCAAGATGGGCGCTTTCGATTTCATCACGAAACCGTATAACTTTGATGAGCTTCTTGTCTCGATAAAGAACGCGCTTGATATGCGCCGTCTCCTCGTTGACAATAAAGTCATGAAGATGGAGATCGGCGAAGGCAAATTCGAGATTGTAGGTGAAAGTCTTGCTCTGAAGAAAGTCATCGAGATCGCATTGAAAGTCGCGAGCAGCGACGCTTCGGTGCTGATCACCGGGCCCAGTGGCTCCGGAAAAGAACTCATAGCTCATCTCATTCACGAAAACAGCGAACGGGCGAAGAAACCATTTGTTGCCGTCAACTGTGCTTCAATACCCGATACATTGATCGAGAGTGAACTTTTCGGACATGAGAAGGGAGCATTCACGGACGCGCATTCTCTTAAACAAGGTCTCACTGAAATTGCGAACGGCGGTACGTTGTTTTTGGACGAGGTTGGCGATATAAGTTATTTAGTTCAGCCGAAACTTCTCAGGTTTATCGAAACTGGGACATTCCGCAGAGTCGGCGGCACGATAGAGATGAGCGTCGACGCCAGGATCATTTCCGCTACCAATAAGGATCTTGACCGTGAAGTCGACGAACAAAAATTCCGTGAAGATTTGCTCTTCCGGTTGAACGTAGTACACATCGAAGTGCCGCCGCTCGGCCAGCGGCGGGAAGACATCCCAATACTTGTCGATCATTTTCTCCAGAAGAAACACAAGGCACGTCGAATAAAGAGAATTTCTGACGCTGCCCTCAAGCTTCTAATGGGCTACGATTGGCCGGGCAACATACGGGAATTGGAAAATGTGATAGAGCGCGCTGCGATACTCGCGCCGAAAGATGAGATAACGCCGGAGTACATCGCACTGAGTTCGAAGTCTAAGTCGGCCGACTTGCGTAGAATTCCGACACGCCTATCTATTGCAGAACTTGAGAAGATTCATATAGAAAACGTTCTTAAAGCTAATGGCTATAACCGTACAAAGTCTGCGCAGGCATTGGGGATCAGCCTTAAGACACTTTACCTTAAAATAAAAAGTTACGAGATAGATACACCTGCACCCAGGGTGTAAATTTTACGGATCGAGACCCAAGGGTGGGCTTTTTCCGAGCGTGAAGGAATTCCTACAGAAAAAAAGCGGAGCCTCAGTCTCTTTCAGCAAACCTCGGCCCCGCATCCTCTTGCCAAAAAATTTATTACTTCAAAATACTTTGTCCATTGTATTGGACCATTTTGAGTTTCTCTACGTCGAGGTTCTGAATATTCTTGGGGAGCGGCGCGTAGTCCAGTGCGGTTGAATATTTTTGTCCTTCGGTGACAGCCCATTGCATAAATTCAACAGTAGCTTTTCCTTTCTCATACTCTGTCTGGTTCCTGTAAATTAGCAGCCAGGTTGCACTGGAGATCGGGTAAGAATCTTTTCCGGGGGCGTTGGTGATCGAGAACCTTAAGTCTTCCGGCAAAGTCTTGGCTGCATTCGCAAGAGCTTCGGTAACCCCGGAGATCGATGGGTGAACAAATACGCCTTCAGCATTCTCGAGGTCTGCAAATGAAATGTTGTTTTGGAGGGCATAGATCAACTCGACATATCCGATAGCTCCGGGAGCACGTGATACCTGTCCGGCGACTCCCTCGTTCCCTTTTCCGCCGATTCCTACAGGCCAGTTCAAGCTGGTCGACTTTCCCACTTTGTCTTTCCACTCGGAGCTTACTTTTGAGAGGTAGTCGGAGAATATATATGTCGTTCCGCTTCCGTCTGCGCGGTGAACCACAATAATGGGGATGTTAGGGAGATCAACGCCGGGATTAAGCTTCTTTATGCTCTCGTCGTTCCATGTTGTAATTTTGCCCAGGTAAATATTTGCAATTGTTTCTCCGTCAAACTTCAACGTTCCTGTCACTCCGGGTATGCTGTAGGCGATGACCACGGCGCCAAGCGTCTCAGGGATGTGGAGAATGGGACCATGTGCCGAGTCGGCCGCGTGCATCTGCTCTTCTGTCATTGGAGCGTCACTTGCCCCCCAATTGACCGTCCCCGCGATCATTTGTTTTATCCCGCCTCCGCTTCCGATGGACTGATAGTTGATCTGGATATCCGGTTTCATATTGTGATATTCATTTGACCATTTTGAAATCAAGGGATAAGGGAAGGTTGCCCCGGCTCCATTGAGTATGGTCTGTGCGTATGTTGCTGCTATTGACATCGCCATGATAGCAGTTACAACCGCGACTCGTTTTAGCATAGTTTGTCTCCTAATGTTTGTGATTAGTTAAGCGTACGTTTAGAATCTATAGACCAAAAAATAAATGCAGGCTTGTTTACCTTCTAGCACTCTAATGCATCTCTAATTTAACATGCCGACGTGACGTGTAGGTTAAGTCTTGGTTAAGTAGACGTAAACTATGGTTAATAAGAATGTTCAAAATCCTCAACAATGTGTGGATCCGATTACCCCCGACATTATCTCAAAAAAACGGGGCCGTAGTTCCTTTTGGTGAACCTTGGCCCCGCATCCTCTTGCCCAAAATATGGGTCTTTTTTTACATCAAACTCTTTCCATCGTAATTCACTTTTTGGAGAAGCTCTAACTCCATCTTTTGAATGGGCTTCGGGATCGGTGCGTAATCGAGCGCCGGTTCCATTTTTTGGCCATCCGTAAGTACCCAGTTGAGGAACTTGACGGTCTCTTCTGCAATTTTCTCGTCTGTCTGATTGACGTATACGATCAGCCATGTCGCACTCGAAATCGGGTAAGAAGTTTTTCCAGGTGCGTCGGTAATCGAGAACCTCAAGTCCGCAGGGACAATTTTTGCTGCGTTCGCTGCTGCGTCGCTGACGCTTTCAATTGTCGGATGAATGAATTCGCCTTCTTTATTCTTGACGGATCCGAACGGCACGTTGTTCTGGAGGGCGTATATCAGGGTCACATACCCGATCGAGTAAGGGGTTTGCTCTACCTGTCCGGTAACTCCCTCATTTCCTTTCGCGCCTATGCCGACGGGCCAATTAACACTCGTTCCTTTACCGACCTTGTCTTTCCATTCCTGAGAGACCTTGCAGAGATAATCGACGAAGATGTAAGTGTCGCCGCTGCCGTCTGAGCGGTGCACAACAACGATCTGCTGGTCAGGAAGATTGACGTCGGGGTTGAGTCCCTTGATCGCCGGGTCGTCCCATTTCGTTATGTTGCCGAGGTAAATGTTTGCAATTACCTCTCCCGTAAATTTAAGTGTCGCATCAACGCCCGGAATGTGGTATGACACTGCAACGGCTCCCATTGCTTCGGGAAGGTGAACCACAGGGCCGTGGGCTTTTTCGCAAGCAGCGATCTGCTGATCATTCAACGGGGCATCGCTTGCGCCGATTTCTACCGTACCGGCAGTCAACTGATTGATTCCGCCGCCGCTCCCGATGGACTGATAGTTAATCTCGACATCAGGATGTGCTTTATGGTAGTCGTTAGACCACTTTGAAAACATGGGATAGATGAATGTTGACCCGGCACCGTTAATTACGGTTTGACCGTGTAAAAGGGCGGCTGAGACGAATACAGCCGCCACTACCATTAGAAATCTTTTTTGCATCTCTTTACTACTCCTCCGTTTAATTGTGCTTGATTTCTTGTCTTAAGATTATTTTGCTGCTGCATCAGCAAGGGTTTAGAACGTTATGAAAAACGTAGCTCTTCCGATGACATCGGCCTTTGACCCGGATAAACCGTATGCTACATATTCGACGTTCGGCATCAAGTGGACATTCTTTCTGACACTCCAGTCGAGAGCACCAACTACTAGATTCTGAACGCTAGTTCCGGCAACCGTGTTCTTGTTGTCGGCATCCGGAGTATACATATCGTACCTGGCGACGAGACGGAGGTTATCTATCAGACCTACCCAACCGTTCACACTGAGACCGTTCTTCTTTGTGGTCGAGCCACCAGCACCGTTAATTCCATTCAAGAAATACTGTGCGCCGAGGCTGAACATGTCATTTGCATAGTTCACAATGACATCGCCTGTTCTATTGAAGACGCTTACGCCCGTTCCATTGTATTGTCCGTTCAGCAGAATAGTGAATTGCTTTACAGGGTTAATCTGCAGATAGAGATAGGCGGCTTTGTATTTACTAGTTGTGGGAGAGAGAGCGCTGTTTCCACTGTTGTTCCCAACGAGCAATCCGGCCGTGAAAGCATCGGAGAATTTCTGGTTGTATGAAATTCCTAGATCCCTCGAAGAAGAAATCCCATGAAGATCCTGGATTGTTTTCTCCAATGACCTATAACCGAAAATTCCTTCAGCCATATTGATTTCCGGCGTTCCTTGCAAACCAATTATAATATTTGCACCATCAGTGACATTTTTCCAATTGATGAAAGCGTCCTTGACCATAACGGATAGTTTACCATTAGACGTACCCGTTGCGGTTGGAAAATTGGATGTACTCGGATCGGACTCTAAACGGAATCTCGCGCTGAAATCCTGAGCTATGTCGTAATCTGTGGTGAGATAAATACGCCTATAATCAAAAGCCTGCATGGCTTTCTGTAATCCTCCTGATGGAGAATAGTTGGAGGTCGACGCGACTCCTAAGTTAGCCGCGTTGATCACATAGTAGTAATCACCGAAGAATAGCCCGGAAAATTTCGGAAGATTCTGAGCGGATGCCATTCCTGCAAAAAGCAGAACGGCGGCAAGAGTATAGATTTTACGCAAATGCACTGTAACTCCTTTTTTAGAACTAAAATTAACCGGTGACGTTGACGTGTTTGTTAAGGCTATGTTAAGGATTTGTAAAATGGAGTGGGCAAATTATTAGTCAAAAGCGGGGCTTGAACAAAAAATACTGCCATAAAATGAAACCAAGATAGAGAATCAAAATCCTGGCTCTAGTCGTCGAAAATTATGGGGTTAGATGTAACGAAACATCCACATCAAGGATTACTTAGCTGTAATTATGGGACTGTACCACAAAAAGTTTTCTAATTTCCGGACTAAATTTCCATGCAAATAATGGCACGGAGGTTGAACCACTATAATTAAATCATGTGGCTCAAGAATAACAAAAATATCGAATATGTAGAGGACACGATAGCGGACCAACGTCCTGCCGAATCAATACTCCGAAGAGGCGGGAATCCCCCCTCTCGCGAAAATCATTCTCATGAATTAATGAAAGGAACGGAGACGATATTTGTCGTCGGCGACCATATGGAATTTCTTGAGATAATCAGGATCAATTTTGAGGATTACGGTTACAATGTGTTGACTGCTGTGGATCCGTATGAGGCCATTCTAATATGCGAAGCATTTGCGGATGAAATTCATCTCCTCATAACCGATGTATTGATGCCCAAGATGAGCGGGAAGGAATTGTATGAGTGGGTAAGGAGGAAAAGACCGCAGATGAAAACGATTTTCGTGTCTGGATTTGCTGCCGGCATGCTTCGTCCTCATGGCGTCTTGACAGATGGAATTGAATTTATGCAAAAACCATTCACCCCTGAAGCTCTTGTCAGAAGAGTTCGCGAGGTACTGGCAAAATAACAGCCCACATAAAGGTGACCGTCACTGACGGCAACATGCTCGAAGGTGACGGTCACACGCTACAATTTACCGCTTAGCTTGACGAAAAATCTGTGGAGATTATGAAATCCATGGACCGGGTCCGCATACATCAGAATACATTTACCCGCGACCACGTTTAACCCGAGATCCTTTCCAATCTTGATTGCTGCCCCACTTTCTGCACCTTGTTGGAGCCAAATATTGCGAAGTCCAATTGATGCCGCTTCGCGTAGGATCGGTTCGACCTTTTCAGGGGAAACACAGATCACTGCGCCATCTATCCGTCCGCGCAGGGACGTCAGATCTTTGTAACACCTCTCTCCCGCAATTTCAGGAAGCGTTGGGTTAACTCCGAAAACCTGATAACCGCGTTTTTTCAACTCTCTGTAGGCGCCGTTACTGAATTTCTTTATGGCATGTGACACCCCGACGATCGCCAATCTTTTTGATTTAATAAATTCTTTGATTGATTGATCCACGGTGATCCCTAACTTGTTGTTGGAAAGAAATTCCCGACAAAAATCTTCACAAGAGCTTACCTCAAATGAACTCTTGAAGCAAGGCGGCATTCCGTATCTGTATGGAGCTATGTGATCGAGTGCATCCCAGAAGGAGCCGGGTAACATTATCTTAACATCTGTCGTAGGGTCTTACGTCAATCATCAGAAAGTCAGAACTGGAATCATAATGAAGAAATGTTTTTCTGTAGCGACCGGTTTTATCGCGGCGTGCCTTGCCTGCTTTCCGAAGCAGGGGCTTTCTTATGATTCGCCCAATCCTGAAAAATATCGTGTTAAGGCTGTACATATTGACCGAAAGATAGATCTCTCCGGGAGATTGTCGGATCCATTGTGGAAGCTTTCTGAGCCGATAGAAATAAGTTATGAGATTCAGCCCGGCGAGAACACGCCTGCCCGACAGAAAACATCTGTCTACGTTCTCTATAATTCAGATTATATTTATTTTGGATTTAACTGCCTGGACTCCACGGCTAACCTGGTCCGCGCGCACATTACGGACCGTGATAAGATGACTGACGATGACTTTGTCGGAATCCTTCTTGATACTTACGGCAACACACAAGGCGGGTATGAGTTCATGGTTAATCCTCAGGGCATCCAGTTCGACGCTGCACGAACTGGCGAAAGTGAGGATGCGAGTTTCGATTGCATGTGGTACTCTGCCGCTCAAGTGAACGACACAGGCTACACGGTAGAAATCGCACTTCCGTTCAAAAGCCTCCGATTTCCTTCGGCTCCCGAGCAGCACTGGATAGCTGAGTTTGTGCGGAACATGCCGCGAGAAAGCCGCTATCAAATGACATGGACGCCGATAGACAGGAATAATCCTTGCCTTTTCTGCCAAAGTGGTACGATCGATGGCATTGAGGGAGCAGAAGCCTCTAATAATCTTGAACTCTTGCCGTATGTCATGGGAGTTCAATCGAGTTCTTTGAATGATGCAGGGGACCCTGCGTCGGGATTTGCCAAGGGACCAGTCACGGGCCGGATCGGAGCCGGAATAAGGTATGCACCATCATCTTCGTTTGCACTTGCAGGAGTTTTGAATCCTGATTTCAGCCAGATCGAATCCGATGCCGCGCAGATTAGTGTCAACAATACATTTGCCATTTTCTATCCCGAGAAGCGACCGTTTTTCCTGGAAGGTGCAGATCTTTACAGCACAGTTGCAAGCATATTCTATTCACGTATGATAAACAATCCTCTCGCATCGGTGAAGATCACGGAAAAATCGGGCTCGTTCTCGCTTGCCTACCTCGGTGCTGAAGACAGAGAATCGCCTTTCATTATCCCCGGCGAAGAGGAGAGCGATTTCGTATCATCATCGCTGAAATCATGGAACAATATCTTACGAGCAAAATATAACATCGGAAAAGAATCGTTTGTCGGCGGATTGGTCACTACGAGAAATTTCATGGACGCACATAACTATGTTGGCACTGTCGATTGGAGTGTCCTCTTCGGTGGCAACTACTATTTAACCGGGCAAGCCGGTTTAACGCACACAAAAGAAATAAATGATCCTTCTCTATTTTCCAGCGATAGACTTTTTGGATCGACGTCCTACACGGCGGCGTTCGACGGAGAAAGCTACGAGGGTTCCGGCTATCAGGTAGATATAACACGAAACGCCCGCAATTATAGTTTCGACCTCGGCGGTGTAAGCGTATCCCCGACGTTCCAAGCGTATGATGGATACACAACCTCAACAGACAAGCGCCAGATCAACTTCTGGCAGGGTTACACAGTCTATTTCGATAGATCCTTCGTCGAAAACGCGTCTTTGCAGACGAACTCAGGAGTCGCGTTTAACTATGATGGCGCTCGTAAAGGTGAATGGGGTTCGATCCAAGCGCAGGCGAATCTAAGAGGTCAAACTTATGTATGGGCCGCTTACTATCCGGTTCAAGAAGAGCTTTTTCACAGCGTCCAGTTCCATAAACTCTACCGTACCGAGGTTCAATTGAATACGAATCCAATCACCGGATTTGCATTGTATCTGTGGGCTCAGGCGGGAAGACTTATCTACCGTGTTGACTCGCCGGACCTTGGAAGAGGTTACAACTTGTCGTGCGAGACTGTCGTAAAGCCGACCGATAAGTTCTCCCTCGACTTGACTTACACTCGTTCACGGCTCTGGTCTTTTTACACGCAGCAACTTTTCTTCGACGGTTACATCGCACGTTGTGCCGTCGTGTATCAGTTCTCGGCTCAACTGTTCGTGAGACTGATCAGCCAGTACGATCAATTTGCAAAGCAGCTTCAAATCGATCCGCTCATCAGCTACAAGCTCAATCCCTTTACGGTCTTCTATGCCGGGTCAGATCACAACTTCGCAAGGTTCGACGAGCCTTACGGAATGCGAAGAACAGTCCAGCAATTTTTCGTGAAGCTGCAATATCTTTGGCAGAACTGAAGACAATTGCCGGTTTGCTAATTCTTACCTAAGTATCATTTCTACATTTGACATTCACTGAAAAATGTTGGACATTAGTGGCATAAAAGCAAAGCCGGTAGCAATCTTACTTTTTAATGCTTCGGGACGTCGAGGTGTCCTCATGGAGCTTATACCGACTAGAGGATAGATAAACATGAAAATGCTTAGAGATGAGATTTGGAAGGACTAAGAGGAGGGAGAACCAAGATGGATCAGGAAAATTTGAACACGCTGAGGGGCGGTATATTCTCGCGCATTCGGAATATCGTGTTAGATAGATACGGCCAGGATATTCCGATGTCCCTAATCGAAGATTATC harbors:
- a CDS encoding FtsQ-type POTRA domain-containing protein → MKRIERTYLNFTFGVCVLAALYLTSQNWKNQLVLQDVKVYDASILTDDEVKTLADVHAGSRLYGLNLSKISSRVRQNPFVKEATVVRALPYDLTITVQERNPLALLALKSSMLSIDEDGIVLPVPLERKNNLPIITNITAQVAVGDTAKDDLMQAVNFLSEAERFGPAIAASIDEVQLNEGNLVVFTTASSLPAVVGKGNFDRKLLYLQKFLTEIAGRGDADYYYVDLRFDGQIVLGMQTKGGRPDAVGTSQTLGKVN
- the ftsA gene encoding cell division protein FtsA, whose translation is MNNNMIVALDIGTTKVCALVVEADSNGRLNVLGIGTSKSGGMSRGVVANIDRTVKSIQEAVHVAESKPGMKIKSAIVGIAGEHIDSFKTNSIITISNPDHEITENDIDRLIEDSRRVHLSRDREIIHIIPQEFIIDGQTVTHDPIGMAGVRVEASMHVVTGLVTAAQNIHKCVERAGLKVEELVLQPLASSYSVLTEDEKEVGVALLDIGGGTTDLAVFEDRTIRHTAVIPIAGDHITTDIRKGLGILPEQAEELKVNHGYAMVSEVVDDEPIIIPGIGGRRPIEINKKLLAQIVQPRVEELLDIVAMEIKRSGYSRHLSAGIVLTGGGALLKGMPELVEYVLGVPAKIGIPQSFDGGFVREVENPIYATAVGLIQYGLKRGAGKSTIQFAESSKDVLEEGSPSKNGKSFLDKSLQFLKKFISKNIDNV
- a CDS encoding sigma-54 dependent transcriptional regulator — encoded protein: MAGSVYALIVDDEKNVTDLLQVQLEEEGFTVDTANDGAVGINKIQAKPYDVILLDLKMPRINGIEVLKFAKENQPDSQVLILTGYGDIKTAVDTIKMGAFDFITKPYNFDELLVSIKNALDMRRLLVDNKVMKMEIGEGKFEIVGESLALKKVIEIALKVASSDASVLITGPSGSGKELIAHLIHENSERAKKPFVAVNCASIPDTLIESELFGHEKGAFTDAHSLKQGLTEIANGGTLFLDEVGDISYLVQPKLLRFIETGTFRRVGGTIEMSVDARIISATNKDLDREVDEQKFREDLLFRLNVVHIEVPPLGQRREDIPILVDHFLQKKHKARRIKRISDAALKLLMGYDWPGNIRELENVIERAAILAPKDEITPEYIALSSKSKSADLRRIPTRLSIAELEKIHIENVLKANGYNRTKSAQALGISLKTLYLKIKSYEIDTPAPRV
- a CDS encoding response regulator yields the protein MEVLNSVTEIRKLLAMEKRELNIMMVEDDPDIPKLAKLYLKPYKDAEFNLVWVETGEDALKFLADSQNLDVILIDFQLPGLNGLETTRLIREKGVRIPVVFLTNAVDFKLAIEAMKLDVEDYLLKEEAITSILPSIILNLVERVRLREKLAEAEMNKVAQRERIDGIKSLIVTISHELNNPLAALKLAINVLQRKEIPPDIMSYLSIMKENTERIEGVVAKLRDLKGDKVTAYIGNIKMIDLSE
- the ftsZ gene encoding cell division protein FtsZ, with protein sequence MFELDTDKQGPRIRVVGIGGCGGNAVNSIAKRGIHGVDLISMNTDLQDLERSVAPNKIQIGKTTTRGLGAGSNPDIGRRAAVEAREEIHRALKDSDMVFLTAGMGGGTGTGAAPVVASILKGADRDDVKKEGQDERAPLIVAVVTKPFINEAKERMRNAETGIEELKKYVDALIVIPNEKLLTISDKSAGYLASLQKIYDVLYDAIRGISEIITKPGFVNVDFADVRTVLASRGDAIIGTGIASGERRAAEAASAAISNPLLEEVSLERVEGILVSITAGNNFALHEFDEIVKSVRSVAKNGDDESKVIVGVSIDEKIEKEVIVTVIAAGINNRTQPLPTSTPDPRKKLMLKDRDKIKDQTWSIKDWRSFDEPTFERNGINIHLNKMDEEIKDETILQKPGERPAFLRKVMD